In one window of Ruminococcus albus AD2013 DNA:
- a CDS encoding zinc dependent phospholipase C family protein, with amino-acid sequence MHLALGKTLADRLDIEDRDGLIIGSILPDALPPKVKQERNSHFITVFDEGRYKWFDSLAFYDRYADELRTDAIYLGYYFHLISDNIFRQTFYIDMGLITRRGEKSLFEEFYNDYNLLNPQITAGFGLKKNIPVPERLRKTRLYKDYGFEPENLISDLYADMDMHIEGTLRHFSMDIVRGFVERSADLCISELEAIESGRGHIYDRYEMAIENHYSDKK; translated from the coding sequence ATGCATTTAGCCTTAGGCAAAACACTTGCCGACAGGCTGGATATAGAAGACAGGGACGGTCTGATAATAGGGAGCATACTTCCCGATGCTTTGCCACCTAAGGTGAAGCAGGAGAGGAATTCCCATTTTATAACGGTGTTTGATGAGGGAAGGTACAAGTGGTTCGACAGCCTGGCTTTTTATGACAGATATGCTGATGAACTGAGAACAGATGCGATATATCTGGGATACTACTTTCATCTGATATCGGACAATATTTTCAGGCAGACATTCTACATCGACATGGGGCTGATAACTCGCCGCGGAGAGAAAAGTCTGTTTGAGGAGTTTTATAATGACTACAATCTGCTTAATCCGCAGATAACAGCGGGATTCGGACTGAAGAAAAATATCCCGGTGCCCGAAAGGCTCAGGAAAACAAGGCTTTACAAGGATTACGGCTTTGAACCTGAAAATCTGATAAGCGATCTGTATGCGGATATGGATATGCATATCGAGGGTACGCTCCGACATTTCAGCATGGATATAGTGCGCGGCTTTGTTGAGCGCAGTGCTGACCTCTGCATAAGTGAACTTGAAGCTATTGAGAGTGGCAGAGGGCATATCTATGACAGATACGAAATGGCGATAGAAAATCATTATTCGGATAAAAAATAA
- a CDS encoding 3-oxoacyl-ACP synthase III family protein: MNKVTGVKVLGIGKYVPEMIADNEDFAKIVDTSDEWITQRTGIKTRHITNGEPTYWIGTRAAEKALEDAGLKAEDIDLIICCTVTPDYYTPSTACLIQRELGAIGCMAMDINCACTGFDYGLDMARRYLVAEDDVNRVLLVSAEELSKFTDYTDRSSCILFGDGAAAFVLERKPDTLWSSFLGADGNGAKFLVSRAMKSENVFRKNKEDFDMGMPETKLHYFTQDGKEVYKFATKALPMAVSKACEKAGITPEELDAIVPHQANVRIIETAAKNLGVSMDKMVVYIDRYGNTSSASIPIAFCDAVAEGRIKRGDKVCFVGFGGGLTYAGIIFEY; this comes from the coding sequence GTGAATAAGGTAACGGGAGTAAAGGTGCTGGGCATAGGCAAGTATGTGCCCGAGATGATAGCTGATAATGAGGATTTCGCAAAGATAGTGGATACCAGCGATGAGTGGATAACTCAGCGCACGGGCATAAAGACACGCCACATCACAAACGGTGAACCCACCTACTGGATAGGTACAAGGGCGGCGGAAAAAGCTCTGGAGGACGCAGGTCTTAAAGCGGAGGACATTGATCTTATCATCTGCTGTACTGTTACTCCCGATTATTATACCCCCTCCACTGCCTGCCTTATACAGCGCGAGCTTGGTGCTATCGGCTGTATGGCAATGGATATCAACTGTGCCTGCACAGGCTTTGACTATGGTCTGGATATGGCGAGAAGATATCTTGTGGCTGAGGACGATGTGAACAGGGTCCTTCTGGTATCGGCTGAGGAACTTTCAAAGTTCACTGATTATACCGACAGATCGAGCTGCATACTCTTCGGCGACGGCGCTGCGGCATTCGTGCTGGAGAGAAAGCCCGATACACTGTGGTCATCTTTCCTGGGGGCTGACGGTAACGGTGCAAAATTCCTGGTGTCAAGGGCTATGAAGTCCGAGAACGTATTCCGCAAGAACAAGGAAGACTTCGATATGGGTATGCCCGAGACCAAGCTTCACTACTTCACTCAGGACGGCAAGGAAGTATACAAATTCGCAACAAAGGCTCTGCCCATGGCAGTATCCAAGGCTTGCGAAAAAGCAGGCATCACTCCCGAGGAGCTTGATGCAATAGTACCCCATCAGGCAAATGTCCGCATAATAGAGACTGCCGCAAAGAATCTCGGCGTATCTATGGATAAGATGGTGGTATACATAGACCGCTACGGCAACACATCTTCGGCATCTATACCGATAGCTTTCTGTGATGCAGTGGCAGAGGGCCGCATAAAGCGCGGCGACAAGGTATGCTTCGTAGGCTTCGGCGGTGGTCTGACCTACGCGGGCATAATCTTTGAGTACTGA
- a CDS encoding alanine/glycine:cation symporter family protein has protein sequence MEKFNEIVHEIDDCVWGIPLIVIIMFCGLLLTVRVGLLQIRKLGLALKYMFKDEEGSSGEVSGFQALCTALSATVGTGNIVGVATALCAGGPGALFWMEIAAFLGMATKYAEGLLAIKYRRKDKNGSMLGGPFYYIESGMGEKWKWLAKLFALFGVLAGLMGIGTITQINGITSAANGFFDPDSTHTVNILGTDYTYTTIIAGIMITVFAALIIIGGIKRIATVSEVVVPAMILIYVGSCLLIIFTHLYDIPDAVSQIVKGAFGLRPLAGGLSGFALMKASMRSGVSRGIFSNEAGLGSAPIAAAAARTNEPVRQGLVTMTGTFIDTIIVCTMTGLSIVIAGSHEKDLKGVAVTTDAFRHGLPFPEKVSSFMLMCCLAVFAFTTILGWNYYSERCLSYLTGSKKSVTAVYKWVYIAFVFIGPYLTVEAVWNLADIFNGLMALPNIIAIVFLSGTVSRETKDYFKRLKQNHSA, from the coding sequence ATGGAAAAATTCAACGAGATCGTCCACGAGATAGATGACTGTGTCTGGGGCATCCCGCTTATTGTAATTATAATGTTCTGCGGACTTCTGCTTACTGTCCGCGTTGGTCTGCTGCAAATAAGGAAACTCGGTCTTGCACTGAAATATATGTTCAAGGACGAAGAGGGCAGCAGCGGTGAAGTATCGGGATTTCAGGCACTTTGCACCGCACTTTCCGCAACTGTCGGCACAGGTAATATCGTAGGTGTAGCAACCGCACTGTGCGCAGGCGGACCGGGTGCGCTCTTTTGGATGGAGATAGCCGCATTCCTCGGCATGGCAACAAAGTACGCCGAGGGTCTGCTTGCCATAAAGTACCGCCGCAAGGATAAAAACGGCAGTATGCTTGGCGGACCTTTCTACTACATAGAGAGCGGCATGGGCGAAAAATGGAAATGGCTGGCAAAACTTTTCGCGCTGTTCGGTGTCCTGGCAGGACTTATGGGCATAGGCACCATAACCCAGATAAACGGCATAACTTCAGCCGCCAACGGTTTCTTCGACCCAGACAGCACACATACCGTGAACATTTTAGGCACCGATTATACATATACCACCATCATCGCGGGCATAATGATAACAGTATTCGCCGCACTGATAATAATCGGCGGCATCAAGAGGATAGCGACCGTTTCCGAGGTCGTAGTACCTGCTATGATTTTGATTTATGTCGGAAGCTGTCTGCTGATAATCTTCACCCATTTGTATGATATCCCCGATGCAGTATCACAGATAGTTAAAGGTGCATTCGGTTTACGACCCCTTGCAGGCGGACTTTCAGGCTTTGCACTTATGAAAGCTTCCATGCGCAGCGGTGTTTCAAGAGGTATCTTCTCCAACGAAGCAGGACTGGGTTCAGCACCTATCGCCGCAGCCGCCGCAAGAACCAACGAACCTGTCCGTCAGGGTCTTGTCACCATGACAGGCACTTTCATCGATACTATCATAGTATGCACCATGACAGGACTTTCCATCGTTATAGCAGGCAGCCATGAAAAAGATCTTAAAGGCGTAGCCGTAACCACAGATGCTTTCCGCCACGGTCTGCCCTTCCCCGAAAAAGTCTCCTCATTCATGCTGATGTGCTGTCTGGCAGTTTTCGCATTCACAACCATACTCGGCTGGAATTACTATTCTGAACGTTGTCTTTCCTACCTCACAGGTTCAAAAAAGTCAGTTACAGCAGTGTATAAATGGGTATACATAGCTTTCGTCTTCATAGGACCCTACCTCACCGTAGAAGCTGTGTGGAACCTTGCAGATATCTTCAACGGACTCATGGCACTTCCGAATATCATAGCCATAGTCTTCCTCTCGGGCACAGTAAGCAGAGAAACAAAAGACTACTTCAAGCGCCTGAAACAAAACCACTCCGCCTGA
- the fabD gene encoding ACP S-malonyltransferase, whose protein sequence is MAKNVFLFSGQGSQYTGMAKELCEKYPAAKAVFDKANEVLGYDIADIAFNGPDEELNKTINSQPAIMACSLAAFEAAKAEGITFDGVAGHSLGEYAAMVAAGVVSIEDGFKLIKARASAMQKAAESASGAMYAIIGLEASEVEKICEETEGYVVPVNYNSSVQTVIAGDTAACEAAAAKFAEMKKKAIKLNVASAFHSKLMQPAADEFITAAKEITFNPAEKEFYSNVLGTKLTDFSNMPELLAKHIVSPVKFTSELAEMENAGYENFIELGPNKVLTGLVKKTLKGKNAVNIENEATLAKALESLNG, encoded by the coding sequence ATGGCAAAGAATGTATTTTTATTTTCAGGGCAGGGCTCACAGTACACAGGCATGGCTAAGGAGCTTTGCGAGAAATATCCTGCTGCAAAGGCAGTGTTCGACAAGGCGAATGAAGTACTCGGCTACGATATAGCCGATATCGCTTTCAACGGTCCCGATGAGGAGCTCAACAAGACCATCAATTCTCAGCCCGCCATAATGGCGTGCTCTCTTGCCGCATTTGAAGCCGCAAAAGCCGAGGGCATCACCTTTGACGGCGTTGCAGGTCACTCTCTGGGTGAATATGCCGCAATGGTAGCAGCAGGAGTTGTTTCCATCGAGGACGGTTTCAAGCTGATAAAGGCAAGGGCTTCCGCTATGCAGAAAGCAGCCGAGAGCGCAAGCGGCGCAATGTACGCTATAATCGGTCTTGAGGCTTCCGAGGTCGAGAAGATCTGCGAAGAGACCGAGGGCTATGTAGTTCCCGTAAACTATAACTCGTCTGTACAGACAGTTATCGCGGGCGATACCGCAGCCTGCGAAGCAGCAGCCGCAAAGTTCGCCGAGATGAAGAAAAAAGCCATCAAGCTGAACGTTGCCAGCGCATTCCACTCCAAGCTGATGCAGCCCGCAGCCGATGAATTCATCACTGCCGCTAAGGAGATAACATTCAACCCCGCCGAAAAGGAATTCTATTCCAACGTACTGGGCACCAAGCTCACCGATTTCTCCAATATGCCCGAACTTCTGGCAAAGCACATCGTTTCGCCCGTTAAGTTCACATCGGAACTCGCTGAGATGGAAAATGCAGGCTACGAGAATTTCATCGAGCTGGGACCCAACAAGGTACTTACAGGTCTTGTCAAGAAGACCCTCAAAGGTAAAAACGCTGTAAATATCGAGAATGAAGCTACTCTGGCTAAGGCACTTGAAAGTCTGAACGGCTAA
- a CDS encoding GGDEF domain-containing protein has translation MRRIKKSGINIMRFDNLNEHTVYAIGGISLLVSHIAYLAIFSILSVKPMIYYNIFSVTFYICMLILLYKSHYRKRLVLATLVEVMVHSCLGCYTMGWDMGFGTMLLFLIPIPFYLPLRKLITPYLFSLIPFALYVVIAALVKFRNPSAELYTFKDPTINNIVYYINISFAALILLYISSIYMFSRELMRFKLTNKNESLKKLATIDPLTQLFNRRAMNEYLKLVQHNCERSGKGYAVCIGDIDDFKKVNDKHGHSVGDEVLRQIAAVIAQTVPAEGYAARWGGEEFLFIIPNADASCGAELSEKIREDIYKKNFKSDNGNFRVTMTVGVCRGNPGDDIEKVISLADKHLYQGKQTGKNKTVT, from the coding sequence TTGAGAAGAATAAAAAAATCAGGCATAAACATAATGCGTTTTGATAATCTGAACGAACACACTGTCTACGCTATCGGCGGCATATCACTGCTCGTGTCGCACATCGCATATCTGGCTATCTTCTCGATATTGTCAGTAAAACCGATGATATACTATAATATATTCAGCGTGACTTTTTATATATGTATGCTTATCCTGCTTTATAAAAGTCATTACCGCAAGCGCCTTGTGCTGGCAACGCTGGTGGAAGTAATGGTACATTCCTGCCTTGGCTGCTATACCATGGGCTGGGATATGGGCTTCGGGACGATGCTGCTTTTCCTGATACCGATCCCCTTTTATCTGCCGCTGAGAAAGCTGATAACACCGTATCTGTTCTCACTGATACCATTTGCGCTGTATGTAGTGATAGCTGCACTGGTAAAATTCAGGAACCCTTCTGCTGAACTCTACACCTTCAAAGATCCTACGATAAACAACATTGTATACTATATAAACATCTCATTTGCGGCACTGATACTGCTCTATATTTCATCGATATATATGTTCAGCCGCGAACTCATGCGGTTCAAGCTTACCAACAAAAACGAAAGCCTGAAAAAACTGGCGACCATCGACCCCCTGACACAGCTTTTCAACCGCCGCGCCATGAATGAATACCTCAAACTCGTTCAGCATAACTGCGAACGTTCAGGCAAAGGATATGCAGTCTGTATCGGTGATATCGACGATTTCAAAAAAGTCAACGATAAGCACGGTCATTCAGTGGGCGACGAAGTTCTCAGGCAGATAGCCGCAGTGATAGCACAAACCGTTCCCGCCGAAGGCTATGCCGCAAGATGGGGCGGAGAGGAATTCCTGTTCATTATACCAAATGCCGACGCTTCATGCGGTGCTGAACTTTCCGAAAAGATACGCGAGGATATATATAAAAAGAATTTCAAATCAGATAACGGTAACTTCCGCGTGACAATGACCGTAGGCGTCTGCCGCGGCAACCCTGGTGATGATATCGAAAAAGTGATATCCCTCGCCGACAAGCACCTCTATCAAGGCAAACAAACAGGCAAAAACAAAACAGTGACATGA